CTcggggtgaggggtgggtagAGAATGCCGCCCCCCAACACTTGAGTGGCAGAGCTGCAGGTGTCTGCACGCACAGCCCCCACTGGCCACACTGGCCCTGACCACAGTCCCAGGACAGTTCTTTCCTCTGAGCTTCAGAGAGAATGTCAGAGGATTAGGCTTTGATTTTATTGTGTGCATGGATGTGCTGTTAACACTTTGAATTCATGgaatttaaaattctgtagtacataaaaatcagtttaaaatttggtaggaaaactggaaaacaatTTTATAGTAAACACGGTGGctcatgaaaatgtttaaaatattgtttttagatGCTAAATATAGACAAGAACTTTATTCTTTGGAATAAACACTACAATTCCaccaaatgaaaatagaaaatcaagATATTATTGCCCAAATAAGCTCCTctattaaaaccacagtgatgcACAGACATCACTCCAAAACACAATACACTCTTTCCCAGTACTCTGGTACCACAAGTACCAACAGGCTACGACACCAGTAACAACTGCCCGGCGTAACCTTGACCTTGAAAACCAACAGCTGCTGTGAAATCCTATGACCAAGAGACGGTtctcacaaaacaaaacacaggaacTGCAATcaagcataaaaagaaaatactgtaacCTTATTTGAGAACACTCCCTCCATCACAAAGAATACTTTCTGTACATTAACCTTCAACAGATGCACACTTAAATTATTCTCAGTACACGCAGGAATGCAGCAGGTGGCCACATCGATGTCTAACGCAAACAACAGACGTCAAAATGGTAGCACTAGACCCCAAATTTGACAGCGTAACATGACAGGAATACGTCACACTGATACACACAACCAGGGGAGTGTCTGCAGGGGTCTACACAGCTCCCCATCCTCAATTCTCCTCTTGCTGTCCCTGCTCATGCTTCATTTTCATCAGTTTCGATCGGAGAAGTGCTTCCGGAGGACACTTCCTGAGTACTGGAGTACTCAGGAACGGGTGTATGTGCTGGCCAGTTGTTTTCCTGCAAGAGTGATCTTGGAGACATCATGAACAGAACCTCAAAGAACTCCAGggactccccctcctccttctccatcaGGAACTGGTAGTCGCCAAACCTGACCATGCACTTGTACGGCAGGTCTGTTTTATTTAGGTAGCCCAGCTCCTTGTTGTCCACAATCAGACTGGTCTTCttgctcatatttttaatttcgAAAGAGAGAACTGAGCTATCGAACTTTTTAAACAGCTGCAGGGAAAACTGAATTCGGGAAACCTGTTTGTCCtgaaaaatataatgacagaCGTTGGAATTCCGGCCAAATTTCAGCACTTCGCAGGAGGGCCGTTTCTCGCGGTTATGAAACCTTATTGATCGGAATATCCCAGTCTGCATCTGGCCCGGATGGTAGGCGGTGACCCGGAGGCAAGTCAGGGTCTCTTCCGTGTCAGCGTCTTCGAAACTGGACATGACAGCGGCAGCCCCCGCGCCTGCAAGAGGCACAGCGGCGCGTTAGTTCCTCCCTGCGTCAGGCAATGGGGGCTCGAATCTGATAATTTGAGGACAATCTTCCGACAGAcgatttatttagattttaaattaagaaaagaatacaTAGGATACTTTCAATCACATGCGAAGTCATATCCCAAGCCCTGTGAACTGGTGTGTTACCTTCTCCTATCGTtatttccattttgagtttgagGAAAAGACCGTGCAGGTAATCTGATAAAAGGAGTAAGTGCTGACACTAGTTTGTGGGTTCCTTCTCACGTAGGTGACCTGGGCCCAGACAAAATGCAGAGGCTGTACTTTAAAAAGAGAACCAGGAATAAAGAGCCCCTTGGTTTGAATGTCCTCAGTGGGTGTATCCATAAACCCTGCAGTTTATGAACTGTTACAACTAGATGTATGCGAACTGGGAAACCCGATTAAAGAAAGGATTTAAAAGTCATAAGTAATTGCAACATTTacctttatcatttatatttttagtaggtaaatggttaaaaatagtaaattatttaaaaggttattactcttctgattttattttttaaaagattttatttatttatcttttttcatagagagggaaaggaagggagaaagagaagaagagaaacactgatgtgggagAGAGAAATCGGTAAGatgcctggcccacaacccaggcatttgcactgactgggaatcgaactggtgaccttttggttcgcaggccggcattcaatccactgagccacaccagccagggttactcttatgattttaaaatttagacactatataacttttaaaagtcTCCTAAACAGTTCTAAGTAGTTCTAAATATGGTTTCTACTCATCCTGGATTACTCATTTTTGTCAGTGGTTCCTCATGACTGGACAGATAAACTGTCACTGACCACAGGCAGCACAGACATCTGTCAGCCACAGCCTGCTGCTCCCACAGCCGGCCGCACCCCACCTGCACCTCTCTGCACAAACACCTCACAACCAGTGGAGTGAAGTATGTAACACAATCAGAGAGTTGGTTCCTAAAATCCTTGAGAGGTTATTTTGACATTGAACTACCatttagaaactattttaaaagaattacacGCACATGATCACAAAATTCAAAcagtagaaaaacatttttaaaaaagtatcttcCCTAGGTGAAGGGggccaaaaagaagaaaaaaaatctagacaactgtagtagaataaataataataataataaacagaaagaatCTTCCCTCCACTATaacacttcacttcctcttcGAGAGCCAGCTGCTGTAAAAGTCGCTTTTACTCTTACAAAAATTCTTCACACAACGGCCATAACAGACCTTGCATTTTTCAACTACTAATACAAACACATGATTTTTCCCGTATCTACACATATGAAGTCCCCTCATTCGTCATCAGCTGTGCTGAGACCTCGAACCTAGTGCGCTGGGAAATATTCTCTAATCCTGTATCTGGGGGCTTGGGAATCCGTAGCCTTCAGTGAGGGTGATGGTAACTTCGGCGTTTTCTGTTTGCCATCTATCGTAGATGCTAATACTGGAGCTAGCTTTAAAAGGCAgaatgctttattttctttcgATGGTTCCTGCTATTTACTTTCAACAttcaacttcttttttgtttctcaaagttaTGCTGCTAAAAGTCAAACTATCGATTTATTCAACAGGTGACATAGATAagcaagtttcttttttattcatttgggaatacattttaattctaaatttactTGTGTAATCGACTCTTTTGCACTTTATGGAATCGTACTGCGTGGTCCAAGCAGACCCAACACCCAGCTGTAAGTGGAAAGGAACCTCAAAATCGCCGGCCGCTCTGTGGTACAAATCACTACGAAACCAAGACAGCAAGACCCAACACGCAATGGCGGACTTGGTAAATCCATCCCGAATGTTGAGTTGAAGCTCCTCTAAGTAGCATAATCGGCAGCAAGGGAGCCTCCCAGGTGTGCGAATCAGAACTAGCAAGAGCCCCGCCGGAGTCTGGTGCTGCGGAGGGACACTGGGTGTCGCCCACCAGGGAAAGGACAGCAGCGCCAGGGTCCCCGCCCGGGCTCCTGCATCTTACTCGTGCCCACTGGTACCTGAGCAGGTTGCTGGGGAGCCCCACAGCTGGATAAATCAGCGCCTCTGACCTCAGGGAACGCAGACACTAGTCTGTTTGGTGCTCAAAAGCAGCTTTTTCAAATCTGACCTAAGTCACCAAAGAAACAAGCGCACCAATGCGCTCTCAGCGGCGACAGCGGCGCCACTGCGGAGGGGACCCGGGCTCCGGGAAGGAGACTCCCCATCACACCCACACTCGGTACCTTTGAACTTTGTACCACGTGCTCCTAATGTAGTTTCTTCCCGAAATCCCTAACCACCTGATTTTATGGAATTCCGTGAAGGCGGAGACTAGCTAAGTACTGGTAATGTTGTGAACCGTGACCCCCAACACGAAGAGGCGGCGTGACACCGCGCCGGGGTCTGCAGCGAGTGATAAACAGACACCGAGCCACGAGAGCGCACCGGGGGCCGGCCGCGGAGTTCCCGCGTGGCGGAGGCCGGACGCGGCCCCGGGTGCGGGACGCCGGGCGGACGCGCCCACCTGGGGCCTCCGGGGCGCCGAGGCGCTCGGGGCGGACACCCGCCCCGCCCCACGGCCCCAGCCCCGACCCCGCCTCCCGCCCGACGTCCGGCGACGCCAGGGCAGACACCGCTACCTCGCCCCGCAGACGGGGTCTGGCCTTCAACTGTCACGCACAAAAAGAGATATTTTTGGTTAAAGGAGCCAGGTGTCCACGCTGTTTACCAGCTCGGCGCCCCCGGGTGGTCGTGCATGCCGACATTTCCTCACGCGCTCAGCGTTTGCTTTTTAAAACGAGGCCGACTGCACGAACGGAGTTTGTCCTGGGTGGTGCGCGTACCCCTCTCAGTTTTCCTTCCATCCCCGCCTCCCCACGGCTTTCCTCTCCCCGACGAACACGCAGCTCCCGGGGGGACCCAGGGGCGGGAGCCAGCTCCCAGGGTCGCCGCCCTTCCGCGCgcgtggggatggggatggggatgggggggcCGCCGGCGCCTCAGCGCGGAGGGGACTCAGGACTCACCGCGGCGGGCGCGCGGGCGCAGACCAGCAGGGCGCCGGGCGCGCGGCGCCGTGTTCGGGGAGCGTCCTCCTTCACCCGCGGCCGGCCGGCGGCTCCCGGCTTCTGCACCGCGACCCGCGGACGGATGGGCGCGCCTCCTCCCGACCGCGGCCAGGGAATGTCCCCGGAGACCGCGGAATCCTCTCCTTCCTAACGCGGAGCACAGAGCAGCGCGGAGACCGCGGCGGGCTCTGGCCcttccgccgccgccgccgcccccaaGGCGACCACGGtgcgcgccccgccccgccccgcccctcccgccgCCGCGCGGGCCCGCGCCCGCCCACCGTGTCCGTCCCCACCCCGACCCTCTAGCCTTCGGAGCCCGGGGCCGGGCTGCGGCGCACCGACCGGCGGGACTGCACCTCCCCACACGAGCGCGCCCTCCGGGGTGACTTGAGAGCTGGACTTCGAGACGAAACGGAGTCGCTTCACCTTAAGGGCGACTCCCTGCCCCGCGCTCCGCAACGAGTGTGGGCCTGGGACGGGGTGCGGGAAGCGAGGAGCGGAGCCGGTCACCTGGCAGCGAGGGGCCGGCTGCGCGCTGGCTTCTCCGGGGTCCGGGCGGGAGAGCAGGTCCCCTGACAGATGAGCAGACTGTGAGCTGCCCAGGGGCCGGCACCTCACCCCCCGCCGCCCCGCCGCCCGGAGCGGGGCTGACGCAGCGCCCCGGGTCCCCGGCTCCGCAGGACAGGGCGGTGCGGGGGCAGCAGAAGCGCTCAGACCTCGAGGACCGGCGAAGCTATTCTGCCTCGGGGAGAAggagggtcaggggtggggtggaggtgggacgGGGCGGGGGTGGCTGTTGAGCTCTGGACTCGCGGAGCTGGGGTCAGGGTCACGCCTGGGGAAGGAAGGTGTGTCCTCCAGGGGCGCGGGTTCCGGGTAGGCTGCAGTTTTTCTGGTTGTTAATCATCAACATGTATTACTGCTTCTCTGACATGAAGACAGAAAGAGTCTCAGCTTTCAGCGGCAGAACGGGGGAGCGGGAGGAAGACGTTTGACTATCAATAAACTCGCACAATAAAATGATATTATCACATTGGAATTTCTGACCTCTCACctttgaaatgaaatatatgGCAACGCATACTCTGCAGAGGACTTACCAAGTAGCTGTCGTTGGTAACAGTAATAGAGAAAGTGCAGCAATTGCTAAAACGCATGATGCTgggttttcttcctgtttcctttcGGATGAAATACTTGGTTCGCTAAATGCCCCCAAATGAGACTTTGAATAAGCCTTCAATTCTAGATCAGAAGCTCATCTCAATCTTGGTTTCCGCCTCTGGCAAGGGGTTAAGAAAAATGGCCCTGAAACTGAAAACACTGAGGGGGATGAGGAAGAGCAGAGCGGTGATTGACCCCGTGTTCCCTTTTTAAACCCCGGGCACATAAACGaaggggttgctgggtggaggagacaaaggggggaaaactgggacaatcgtaaagtataatcaataaaaatgtaaaaataaaagtgtaagaACTGTTCAGTTCAATGTTATATGAAGTTCTAGAGGCAAAACATTAGTAGTAAAGATCagaatagtaaaaacaaaacaaaaacccctgaAGCACAGACTTGTGCAACTGTGGCTTCCCCGACTTCCTGAAAATTGACAAAAGGCCCAGAAAACATCTCAGAGCTTGGAAGGCCCAGAGCCAAGAAGAAATATAGCCAtttctttctgtaattttaatttactgaGTTTTCTGAAGAtactcagatttttttaaaagattttgtttattaattttagagagaagggaaggaagggagaaagagagggacagaaacattgatgtgcaagagacacacaggttgcctctcacacaaccccaaccAGGCACccggcccgcagcccaggcatgggccctgactgggaattgaaccgattcccctgtggttcacaggccggcactcaatccactgagccacaccagccagggaatcaACATTGTGATTATAAATGAGACATTGTTTCttcatgtttccttgtctctgagGATTCCACCAGCCTCACTGCTGGAGCAGACGTGACTGTTATCCAACTGGTGAGGAAGACAGCCTCTCCTCAGTGCGTTTCCCTGCGCGATGGTGGCAGAACCAGCGCTCTTTCCTCTCTGTTCCCAAGTACCCTCTTCCAGGCCCCTGAATGTTCGGTCCCACGCCAAAACACTGAATTTCTAACATTTTTGCTCACCAACCCTCaaaaaggaattttataaaaacaataacttCCTCATACATTTTAAAGTCAACATTCATCTTTTATCATAACCTTAAATAGTTGCAAAAGATCTAAGTCAGATGTTGAATAACTTTTAAGTGTTTCCAAAGAAAATTATGTTAGTGATTTGTTACCCActatcattcattttaaaatccgTGTGCAAATTCTTGTACACATAAAAGCTTAACAATCGTAGATTTCCTATAATTCTTTCATCTCCTTCAAATTCTATTTTCATTCCAGTTCCTCCACAGAATTTGCTACTAATATTAAGTAGTTGATATGCTTGTAAGTTTACTTTACCATATTTCTTCACAGTAAAATCATGTGGACATTGAATGTAACATTTTTACTTCCTCGGGCCATAGATGCTAAGTATTGCAATTTTTCAATACTGACTTATACATTACAAGTATTATGAATtcataaaaatgcatttctttctcAATGAGATTTagggttttcttaaaaaaatggatGAATGTCAGTGGTagctaaaataaaacaacattcgCAGAAATGCATACAGAGAACCTCTTCACATAAGTCAGCGGAGACAGAGCTTAGTTACATCACTGTCATTTGGTTATTTGAACTTCTAAGGTCATATAGTAAGAATTACATAGTGAACTATTATAAACATGTTTGAAGTGTTATAAATATGGACTACTGTATTTAGTACTTTCGTATATAGCTGAGCACTtgagtatttccttcttttcttttgtttggaagcAGAATTGGAAACCACGATTTGCCTTGGAATTTGTTACCCAGTTATCAGAGTTGGAGTGATGGACTAAAAAGGCTTCTGCGGGGCTCACGGAATTCCTCCAGTGAAACCCCTCACTCCTTCGCCAGAGAGCACCCTTCTTTAACCCAGCAGGGTTAGAGAGGaccagaaaagataaaatatcatTGACATCAATAACTTTTCCATCGGATCCAAGATCCTTCAGGGGGAATGAGGTTGGCAGGTAGACAGACTTGAGCAGAGCAAGGagatgggccaggtacagaaggtcacagGGGGGCAGAAAGCCtcaggtgcctagcaacaggcaaaaccgGGACAGCAAGGACCTTGCCAATagggtggcctttcctcccccagcTTATCTCTGATCATGCGATTTGACAGACCCCTGACCTTTCATGTTGCTGGTCAGGCGGTtcggaccctcccctgacctttcctcccctggcatgttgctagtcacGAGGGTTAGATCCCCCATTGAGGGGCTGGAGAGCAGCCCTTACGCAtgaagcccccaggacaatgaggttctgacccgcATCCAATACTTCAAGGCCTCAGccgtgtttcagctccaggcccagaaaagcagcagaactGGACAAGTGACCCCGAGGCTGACGTCAGGACCAGCTGTGCTGACTCATGCCCCCTGTCCTGGTGCCGACAGTCAGTGGAGACAAGATGCTGGAAGGACACACCTGGACGCCAAGGAATTTTCTGTAGGGaccctcccctgggacctccagATAAAAACCCTGGGATGGGACGCAGTGGCTctccctgtggagcaggcctgggcctttccccacccctcgcCCCCAACTCGTTTTGTGCTCACGCGCTCTCgagcgcgctctctctctctctctctctctctctctctctctctctctctcttccccctgagCTCCAAGGGCACTTTTTTTGCTTCTGTTACTTGTTTCTCAAGCCCATCTCTTCCACAGCTCACTTTCCGTGACTTTCTAAATAGGCTTTGTCTTatggtttgaaaaaataatttttcaataaaatatgttaaacatataaaatcttttcatgtgcttttgatttttcttttctttctggtccaaattTGTAGCTGAGATTCAGACTGTCAATGAAGGGCCATGTCTACCATGGAACACAGTCAGACAGTCCTCACTGTCCAAGCAGCTTGATGAgattttctgtaagaaaaatcCTAACTTCATATTTCAGTTCCGATACACCTGGTCACATGTGTCCTTGTGACAATGAGCTCACCTCTGCACTTTAATTCCGTCTAGTTCTGGAACAGGTCAGGTGCTGGCTTGAGCTTTAATGTGAGTCTGCTTCTCGATGACACGTCAGCACACGGGTTCCTTATTTCTCACTGACATTCTCTTTCCTCGGTGGGCAGGGGGCTGATTCTCCATTCTGCATCCAAATCACGAGTTTTCTTGCACTCTGCTTAAAAGAAGGAACTTCCTGTAGTAATATGACTCCCAGAACACCCTTCCCCAAGTGATCCCTAAAGGGGTGTGTCTTAAGCTACAAAACTGCTGGAAGTTACACAATCATGTGAGACAGTAACcggctttgttttctttcacatttctaCTTCCTGAAACTGAAGCTGTTTGTGAGAAACAGTATTTCAAGGAGGTTGTGCTGAATGAACTTTCTTCAGGgtgtttttcatcttcttcaagACAAAAGTGAGTATCAACCTTCACATGTCAAAACTCGGTAGATGTGAGTGCAAAACTTGACGTAACGTAAATGGTACAGAAGCTACTGATTCGGGGTGGCTCCTTCCAGACATTGAAACTTTGAGTTATATGCTTAGTTTAATGtgaattaaaatgataattacGGTATAAAATCGATGACATCGTAGATATTATTTCTCAGAAAGATGTTAAGTAAAAAGAGAATGAGCCAATTTATTGTTGATTTCACAGAAACGATTAAATAAATACTATTACAGGTCATATGCCGGTGTGGCAAACACTGCA
This window of the Desmodus rotundus isolate HL8 chromosome 9, HLdesRot8A.1, whole genome shotgun sequence genome carries:
- the TIFA gene encoding TRAF-interacting protein with FHA domain-containing protein A, producing the protein MSSFEDADTEETLTCLRVTAYHPGQMQTGIFRSIRFHNREKRPSCEVLKFGRNSNVCHYIFQDKQVSRIQFSLQLFKKFDSSVLSFEIKNMSKKTSLIVDNKELGYLNKTDLPYKCMVRFGDYQFLMEKEEGESLEFFEVLFMMSPRSLLQENNWPAHTPVPEYSSTQEVSSGSTSPIETDENEA